In a genomic window of Akkermansia massiliensis:
- a CDS encoding dihydrodipicolinate synthase family protein — protein MNTSLKLHGLVAAVHTPFKADGSLNPSSVDAQARLLASQGIKLAFITGSTGESSSMQLEERKEIYSAWKEASAKYGVDVIAHTGSNSVWDARELAAFAQECGFVATSSLAPSYYKPGTVQRLVECCAFAASGAPDLPYYYYDIPVLTGVRFNPVDFIKLAKEQIPNFAGIKFTNPDLALYQTTLNYDENVDIPWGVDEWFTGALSVGAKGAVGSSFNFAPALYQKLMKSFAEGDVETARDCQWKSVQMINILASKGYMGCAKALMGWLGVDLGPARLPQGNPTAEQLKELRSELEAIGFFQWSMN, from the coding sequence ATGAACACGTCATTGAAACTCCACGGCCTGGTGGCCGCCGTACACACTCCGTTCAAGGCGGACGGTTCCCTGAATCCTTCCAGCGTTGACGCCCAGGCCAGGCTGCTTGCCTCCCAGGGCATCAAGCTGGCTTTCATTACCGGAAGCACTGGTGAATCCTCCTCCATGCAGCTTGAAGAACGAAAGGAAATCTACTCCGCCTGGAAGGAAGCTTCCGCCAAGTACGGCGTGGACGTCATCGCCCATACCGGTTCCAACAGCGTCTGGGACGCCCGCGAACTGGCCGCCTTTGCCCAGGAATGCGGATTCGTGGCGACCAGCTCCCTTGCCCCCTCCTACTACAAGCCAGGCACTGTCCAGCGTCTGGTGGAATGCTGCGCCTTCGCCGCTTCCGGCGCTCCCGACCTGCCCTATTACTACTACGACATTCCCGTGCTGACGGGCGTGCGTTTCAATCCGGTAGACTTCATCAAGCTGGCCAAGGAACAGATCCCGAACTTTGCGGGCATCAAATTCACCAATCCGGACCTGGCCCTGTACCAGACCACGTTGAACTACGACGAAAACGTGGACATCCCCTGGGGCGTGGACGAATGGTTCACGGGAGCCCTCTCCGTAGGCGCCAAGGGCGCTGTGGGAAGCTCCTTCAACTTTGCCCCGGCCCTGTACCAGAAACTCATGAAATCCTTTGCAGAAGGCGACGTGGAAACGGCGCGCGACTGCCAGTGGAAATCCGTGCAGATGATCAACATCCTGGCCTCCAAGGGCTACATGGGCTGCGCCAAGGCCCTGATGGGCTGGCTGGGCGTTGACCTGGGTCCCGCCCGCCTGCCGCAGGGCAACCCCACCGCGGAACAGCTCAAGGAACTCCGCTCCGAGCTGGAAGCCATCGGCTTCTTCCAGTGGTCCATGAACTAA
- a CDS encoding AGE family epimerase/isomerase: MAATLDLTTLGAFYRRQLLEDVLPFWFPRAYDEKNGGLYHCFDADGTLVDTDKSVWAQGRMAWMLLTMYNSIEKNPDWLKWAESALNFLTAKCVDPADGRMYFHVEADGTPIRKRRYAYSESFAAIAFAAHAKAAGNEESAKAARHWFDVFTDICFTPGKMVPKFTGNRPTTGLGTRMITLATAQELRKYLGDEDGFYTGWIDRCINDLRTLFMKPELKAVMEVVSPDGAIIDHFDERTLNPGHTIEGGWFVLEEARFRGNDPELIKVGCDMIDWAFARGWDKENGGLLYFTDVYGKPVQEYWHNMKFWWPHDEALIAMTLAYKLTGEERYAICHDMVHNWAFSHFQDVQHGDWFGYLNKDGSRANTLKGSLWKSFFHHPRAMWFCAHYCGAI, from the coding sequence ATGGCTGCAACACTTGACCTGACCACCCTGGGCGCATTCTACCGCCGCCAGCTTCTGGAAGACGTTCTGCCGTTCTGGTTCCCGCGCGCTTACGACGAAAAGAACGGGGGCCTCTACCACTGCTTTGACGCGGACGGCACCCTGGTGGACACGGACAAATCCGTGTGGGCCCAGGGCCGCATGGCCTGGATGCTGCTGACCATGTACAACAGCATTGAGAAAAACCCGGACTGGCTCAAATGGGCGGAAAGCGCCCTGAACTTCCTGACGGCGAAATGCGTGGACCCTGCCGACGGCCGCATGTACTTCCATGTGGAGGCGGACGGCACCCCCATCCGCAAGCGCCGCTATGCGTACAGCGAATCCTTTGCCGCCATCGCCTTTGCCGCCCATGCGAAAGCTGCAGGAAATGAAGAATCCGCAAAAGCCGCGCGCCACTGGTTCGACGTCTTTACGGACATCTGCTTCACCCCCGGCAAGATGGTTCCCAAATTCACCGGGAACCGTCCCACGACGGGACTGGGAACACGCATGATTACGCTGGCGACCGCCCAGGAACTGCGCAAGTACCTGGGTGACGAGGACGGCTTCTACACCGGATGGATCGACCGCTGCATCAACGACCTCCGCACCCTGTTCATGAAGCCGGAGCTCAAGGCCGTGATGGAAGTGGTGAGCCCTGACGGCGCCATCATCGACCACTTTGACGAACGCACGCTCAATCCCGGCCATACCATTGAGGGGGGCTGGTTCGTGCTGGAGGAAGCCCGCTTCCGCGGCAATGATCCGGAACTCATCAAGGTGGGCTGCGACATGATCGACTGGGCTTTCGCGCGCGGGTGGGACAAGGAAAACGGCGGCCTGCTCTACTTTACGGACGTGTACGGCAAGCCCGTCCAGGAATACTGGCACAACATGAAATTCTGGTGGCCGCACGACGAGGCGCTCATTGCCATGACGCTCGCCTACAAGCTCACTGGAGAGGAACGCTACGCCATCTGCCACGACATGGTGCACAACTGGGCCTTCTCCCACTTCCAGGACGTGCAGCACGGCGACTGGTTCGGCTACCTGAACAAGGACGGCTCCAGGGCAAACACCCTCAAGGGCAGCCTCTGGAAGTCCTTCTTCCACCATCCCCGCGCCATGTGGTTCTGCGCCCACTACTGCGGCGCCATTTAA
- a CDS encoding glycosyl hydrolase family 18 protein, whose amino-acid sequence MNSTFKTCMCALALGLSGAAPLYAASATAACEQTHSILYAGADSQAIMKIKVTVTETSQILKGMTFSMAGTTSVSDIAKARIFYSGATPYFSPNAEQANRRAIPVLNTISKGAKTFQFEGSHALSAGDNYFWLCVDLNPRARGLNKVDASCTGVALLEDSNVAVANPSPEGCAEVYPYQFRVVPYYRNTNLMQWNPNHLTAQHFKSFTDLIYFNVGCDTEGNLTGQNNAQFLNGLDKLKNLRGTAGSKIILGVAHCDGGLTAFTGNAEKRRQFAYQLVSFAREKGFDGIDIDWEYPDNGTEWYNFCLLLGEVRSAMGASGMSLSAAINPYYLAPTSEMMDLLDFVNVMSYDRAGQHSTYPDMLIDIQTIRRKNIPDCKIVVGLPFYTNETRSNRNWDAQKGYSNVVQLYPNIAPGTDLCAIDGQQHYFNGITTIKKKCQYVKTQKLGGVMIWCYDGDLLLTHAKSLAKAMYSIIKQQAVR is encoded by the coding sequence ATGAACAGTACCTTTAAAACCTGCATGTGCGCCCTGGCCCTGGGCCTGTCCGGCGCTGCCCCCCTGTACGCGGCTTCCGCCACAGCAGCCTGTGAACAAACGCACTCCATCCTTTATGCGGGCGCGGACAGCCAGGCCATCATGAAGATCAAGGTGACCGTTACGGAAACCAGCCAGATCCTGAAGGGAATGACCTTCTCCATGGCCGGAACCACCTCCGTCTCCGACATCGCGAAGGCCCGGATTTTCTACTCCGGCGCCACTCCCTACTTCTCCCCGAACGCGGAGCAGGCCAACCGGAGGGCCATCCCCGTCCTCAACACCATCTCCAAGGGGGCCAAAACCTTCCAATTCGAGGGAAGCCACGCGCTCTCCGCAGGAGACAACTACTTCTGGCTGTGCGTGGACCTCAACCCCCGCGCGCGAGGGTTGAACAAGGTGGACGCCTCCTGCACGGGCGTGGCCCTGCTGGAGGACTCCAATGTAGCGGTCGCCAATCCTTCCCCGGAAGGCTGCGCGGAGGTGTATCCCTACCAATTCCGCGTGGTGCCCTACTACCGCAACACCAACCTGATGCAGTGGAACCCCAACCACCTGACCGCCCAGCACTTCAAATCATTCACGGACCTCATTTACTTCAACGTGGGATGTGACACGGAAGGAAACCTGACGGGGCAGAACAACGCCCAGTTCCTGAATGGCCTGGACAAGCTTAAAAACCTTCGCGGAACGGCGGGCAGCAAGATCATTCTGGGCGTGGCCCACTGTGACGGAGGGTTGACGGCTTTCACGGGAAATGCGGAAAAAAGGCGGCAGTTCGCGTACCAGCTCGTTTCCTTCGCCAGGGAAAAGGGATTTGACGGAATAGACATTGACTGGGAATACCCGGACAACGGCACGGAGTGGTACAACTTCTGCCTGCTGCTGGGAGAAGTGCGCTCCGCCATGGGAGCCAGCGGCATGTCCCTGAGCGCGGCGATCAATCCGTACTACCTGGCGCCCACCAGTGAAATGATGGACCTGCTGGACTTCGTCAACGTCATGAGCTATGACCGCGCCGGACAGCACTCCACCTATCCGGACATGCTCATCGACATCCAAACCATCCGCAGGAAAAACATTCCGGACTGCAAAATCGTCGTCGGCCTGCCGTTCTACACCAACGAGACGCGCTCCAACCGCAACTGGGACGCCCAGAAAGGCTATTCCAACGTCGTCCAGCTCTACCCCAACATCGCCCCCGGCACGGACCTCTGCGCCATCGACGGCCAGCAGCACTACTTTAACGGCATCACCACGATTAAGAAAAAATGCCAGTACGTAAAAACCCAGAAGCTGGGCGGCGTGATGATCTGGTGTTATGATGGAGATTTGCTGCTGACGCACGCGAAATCCCTGGCAAAAGCCATGTATTCCATCATCAAGCAACAGGCTGTCCGCTAA